Proteins encoded together in one Streptomyces sp. NA04227 window:
- the coaBC gene encoding bifunctional phosphopantothenoylcysteine decarboxylase/phosphopantothenate--cysteine ligase CoaBC translates to MDKPKVVLGVSGGIAAYKACELLRRLTESGHDVRVVPTGSALQFVGAATWAALSGNPVATEVWSDVHEVPHVRIGQRADLVVVAPATADILAKAAHGLADDLLTNTLLTARCPVVFAPAMHTEMWEHPATQENVATLRRRGAVVVEPAVGRLTGVDTGKGRLPDPAEIFELCRRVLARGVREPDLTGRHVVISAGGTREPLDPVRYLGNRSSGKQGYALARTAAARGARVTLVSANPTLPDPAGVDVVPVGTAVQLREAVVKAAAEADAVVMAAAVADFRPAAYATGKIKKKDGQEPEPVTLVRNPDVLAEISAERARPGQVVVGFAAETDDVLANGRAKLARKRCDLLVVNEVGEHKTFGAEENEAVVLGADGSETPVPSGPKDALADLVWDLVAARLTP, encoded by the coding sequence GTGGACAAGCCGAAGGTGGTTCTCGGGGTCAGCGGAGGCATCGCCGCGTACAAGGCGTGCGAGCTGCTGCGGCGGCTGACCGAGTCGGGGCACGACGTACGCGTGGTGCCCACCGGGTCCGCGCTGCAGTTCGTGGGGGCGGCGACCTGGGCGGCGCTGTCCGGGAACCCGGTCGCCACCGAGGTCTGGTCCGATGTGCACGAGGTGCCGCACGTCCGCATCGGCCAGCGCGCCGATCTGGTCGTGGTCGCCCCCGCCACCGCCGACATCCTCGCCAAGGCGGCCCACGGCCTCGCCGACGACCTGCTCACCAACACCCTGCTCACCGCGCGCTGTCCGGTGGTCTTCGCGCCCGCGATGCACACCGAGATGTGGGAGCACCCGGCCACCCAGGAGAACGTCGCCACACTCCGCCGCCGCGGCGCTGTCGTGGTCGAGCCCGCCGTAGGCCGACTGACCGGCGTCGACACCGGCAAGGGCCGCCTGCCCGACCCGGCGGAGATCTTCGAGCTGTGCCGCCGGGTGCTCGCCCGCGGCGTCCGGGAGCCCGATCTGACCGGACGGCACGTGGTGATCAGCGCCGGTGGCACCCGTGAGCCGCTGGACCCGGTGCGCTATCTCGGCAACCGGTCCTCCGGGAAGCAGGGCTACGCACTGGCGCGGACCGCGGCCGCGCGCGGCGCCCGAGTGACTCTTGTCTCGGCGAACCCGACGCTGCCCGACCCGGCCGGGGTCGACGTCGTCCCGGTCGGCACCGCCGTGCAACTGCGGGAGGCCGTCGTCAAGGCCGCCGCCGAGGCCGACGCCGTGGTGATGGCCGCAGCTGTGGCCGACTTCCGCCCCGCCGCGTACGCCACCGGAAAGATCAAGAAGAAGGACGGGCAGGAGCCCGAGCCGGTCACGCTGGTGCGCAACCCCGATGTGCTCGCGGAGATCTCCGCCGAGCGCGCCCGCCCCGGCCAGGTGGTTGTGGGCTTCGCTGCCGAGACCGACGACGTCCTCGCCAACGGCCGCGCCAAACTCGCCCGTAAGCGCTGTGACCTGCTGGTCGTCAACGAGGTCGGAGAGCACAAGACCTTCGGCGCCGAGGAGAACGAGGCCGTCGTGCTCGGCGCGGACGGCAGCGAGACCCCCGTTCCGAGCGGTCCGAAGGACGCGCTCGCCGACCTCGTCTGGGATCTGGTGGCCGCCCGTCTCACTCCGTGA
- the rpoZ gene encoding DNA-directed RNA polymerase subunit omega: MSSSITAPEGIINPPIDELLEATDSKYSLVIYAAKRARQINAYYSQLGEGLLEYVGPLVDTHVHEKPLSIALREINAGLLTSEAIEGPAQ, translated from the coding sequence GTGTCCTCTTCCATCACCGCGCCCGAGGGCATCATCAACCCGCCGATCGACGAGCTCCTCGAGGCCACCGACTCGAAGTACAGCCTGGTGATCTACGCGGCCAAGCGCGCGCGTCAGATCAACGCGTACTACTCCCAGCTCGGTGAGGGCCTCCTCGAGTACGTCGGTCCGCTCGTCGACACGCACGTCCACGAGAAGCCGCTCTCGATCGCCCTGCGCGAGATCAACGCCGGTCTGCTCACCTCCGAGGCCATCGAGGGCCCGGCTCAGTAA
- the gmk gene encoding guanylate kinase, translating into MAATSRGTTPKSPDARPRLTVLSGPSGVGKSTVVAHLRKEHPAVWLSVSATTRKPRPGEKHGVQYFFVTDDEFDKLVANGELLEWAEFAGNRYGTPRRAVLERLEAGEPVLLEIDLQGARLVRESMPEARLVFLAPPSWEELVRRLTGRGTEAPEVIERRLEAAKTELAAESEFDVTLVNTAVEDVSRELLALMDVL; encoded by the coding sequence ATGGCTGCAACATCCCGGGGGACGACCCCCAAGTCCCCGGACGCTCGTCCGCGGCTGACCGTGCTCTCCGGCCCTTCCGGGGTCGGCAAGAGCACGGTCGTCGCCCATCTGCGCAAGGAACACCCCGCGGTCTGGCTCTCGGTGTCGGCGACGACCCGTAAGCCGCGACCCGGTGAGAAGCACGGCGTGCAGTACTTCTTTGTCACCGACGACGAGTTCGACAAGCTCGTCGCCAACGGCGAACTGCTCGAATGGGCCGAGTTCGCCGGCAACCGCTACGGCACCCCGCGTCGCGCGGTGCTGGAGCGCCTCGAAGCGGGCGAGCCCGTACTCCTGGAGATCGACCTCCAGGGGGCGCGTCTGGTGCGCGAGTCCATGCCCGAGGCGCGTCTGGTGTTCCTGGCGCCGCCCTCGTGGGAGGAACTGGTGCGTCGGCTGACCGGCCGGGGCACCGAGGCACCCGAGGTCATCGAGCGCCGTCTGGAGGCAGCGAAGACCGAGCTGGCCGCCGAGTCGGAGTTCGACGTCACGCTCGTCAACACCGCCGTCGAGGACGTGTCCCGCGAGCTGCTAGCCTTGATGGACGTACTGTGA
- a CDS encoding integration host factor translates to MALPPLTPEQRAAALEKAAAARRERAEVKNRLKHSGASLHEVIKQGQENDVIGKMKVSALLESLPGVGKVRAKQIMERLGISESRRVRGLGSNQIASLEREFGGGAA, encoded by the coding sequence GTGGCTCTTCCGCCCCTTACCCCTGAACAGCGCGCAGCCGCGCTCGAAAAGGCCGCCGCGGCTCGCCGGGAGCGGGCCGAGGTGAAGAATCGACTCAAGCACTCCGGCGCTTCGCTCCACGAGGTCATCAAGCAGGGTCAGGAGAACGACGTCATCGGCAAGATGAAGGTCTCCGCCCTCCTTGAATCGCTTCCCGGCGTCGGCAAGGTCCGCGCCAAGCAGATCATGGAGCGGCTCGGCATCTCCGAGAGCCGCCGTGTGCGCGGTCTCGGCTCCAACCAGATCGCGTCCCTGGAGCGGGAGTTCGGCGGCGGCGCTGCCTGA
- the pyrF gene encoding orotidine-5'-phosphate decarboxylase produces the protein MSALEPFGTRLRQAMDTRGPLCVGIDPHASLLQAWGLGDDIAGLERFTRTVVEALAERVAVLKPQSAFFERFGSRGVAVLEHAVAEARAAGALVLMDAKRGDIGSTMAAYAETYLRPDAPLFSDAVTVSPYLGFGSLRPALDLAAASGTGVFVLGLTSNPEGAEVQRARAANGGSVAQLMLDHISAENAGASPLGSVGAVIGATLADAGVGLDINGPLLAPGIGAQGATPADLPRVFGAAVDRVVPNVSRAVLGAGPDPAALRGAAERYADEIRTALAAR, from the coding sequence ATGAGCGCTCTCGAACCCTTCGGCACCCGACTGCGGCAGGCCATGGACACCCGTGGCCCGCTCTGTGTCGGCATCGACCCGCACGCCTCGCTCCTTCAGGCCTGGGGCCTCGGCGACGACATCGCGGGCCTGGAGCGCTTCACCCGTACCGTCGTGGAAGCGCTCGCCGAGCGGGTCGCCGTACTCAAGCCGCAGTCCGCCTTCTTCGAGCGGTTCGGCTCCCGGGGCGTCGCGGTACTGGAGCACGCGGTCGCCGAGGCCCGCGCGGCCGGCGCCCTGGTGCTGATGGACGCCAAGCGCGGCGACATCGGCTCCACCATGGCCGCGTACGCCGAGACCTACCTGCGCCCGGACGCCCCGCTGTTCTCGGACGCGGTGACCGTCTCCCCGTACCTGGGCTTCGGCTCGCTGCGGCCCGCGCTCGACCTGGCCGCCGCGAGCGGCACCGGCGTCTTCGTCCTCGGCCTCACCTCGAACCCGGAGGGGGCCGAGGTGCAGCGCGCCCGCGCCGCGAACGGCGGCAGCGTCGCCCAGCTCATGCTCGACCACATCAGCGCGGAGAACGCGGGCGCGAGCCCGCTCGGCTCGGTCGGTGCCGTCATCGGTGCCACCCTCGCCGACGCCGGAGTCGGCCTCGACATCAACGGGCCGCTCCTCGCTCCCGGCATCGGGGCACAGGGCGCCACCCCGGCGGATCTGCCGCGTGTCTTCGGTGCGGCCGTCGACCGTGTGGTCCCCAACGTCAGCCGCGCGGTCCTCGGCGCGGGTCCCGACCCGGCCGCCCTGCGCGGCGCGGCCGAGCGCTATGCGGACGAGATCCGGACGGCGCTCGCCGCACGCTGA
- a CDS encoding quinone-dependent dihydroorotate dehydrogenase encodes MYALFFRLVFRRMDPERAHHLAFAWIRLAARIPVLRTFLAALLAPRHRELRTEALGLRMHGPFGLAAGFDKNASAIDGMTMLGFDHIEIGTVTGQAQPGNPKQRLFRLVADRALINRMGFNNDGSAAVAERLATRKAAFKATVGVNIGKTKTVPEQEAVADYVTSAERLAGYADYLVVNVSSPNTPGLRNLQAVEHLRPLLTAVREAADRTVTDRRVPLLVKIAPDLADEDIDAVADLALELGLDGIIATNTTISREGLSSASDLTAETGGLSGAPLKERSLQVLRRLYGRVGGRITLVGVGGVETAEDAWQRILAGATLVQGYSAFIYQGPLWARSVHKGLAARLRDSPYETLADAVGAETRKAAA; translated from the coding sequence ATGTACGCACTCTTCTTCCGGCTGGTCTTCCGGCGGATGGATCCCGAGCGGGCCCACCACCTCGCCTTCGCCTGGATCCGCCTCGCCGCCCGCATCCCCGTACTGCGCACCTTCCTCGCCGCCCTGCTCGCGCCCCGCCACCGGGAACTGCGCACCGAGGCGCTGGGCCTGCGCATGCACGGCCCGTTCGGCCTCGCGGCCGGTTTCGACAAGAACGCCTCGGCCATCGACGGCATGACCATGCTCGGCTTCGACCACATCGAGATCGGCACCGTGACCGGCCAGGCCCAGCCCGGCAACCCCAAGCAGCGGCTGTTCCGGCTGGTCGCCGACCGCGCGCTGATCAACCGCATGGGCTTCAACAACGACGGCTCCGCTGCGGTGGCCGAACGGCTCGCCACCCGCAAGGCCGCGTTCAAGGCCACCGTCGGCGTCAACATCGGCAAGACCAAGACGGTGCCCGAACAGGAGGCCGTCGCCGACTACGTGACCTCCGCCGAGCGCCTCGCCGGCTACGCCGACTACCTGGTCGTCAACGTCAGCTCGCCCAACACTCCCGGCCTGCGCAACCTCCAGGCGGTCGAACACCTCAGGCCGCTGCTCACCGCCGTACGCGAGGCCGCCGACCGTACGGTCACCGACCGCCGGGTCCCCCTGCTCGTCAAGATCGCCCCCGACCTCGCGGACGAGGACATCGACGCGGTCGCCGACCTGGCCCTCGAACTCGGCCTGGACGGCATCATCGCCACCAACACCACCATCTCCCGCGAGGGTCTGAGCTCCGCCTCGGACCTCACCGCCGAGACCGGTGGCCTGTCCGGCGCCCCGCTCAAGGAGCGCTCCCTTCAGGTGCTGAGGCGGCTGTACGGCAGGGTCGGCGGGCGTATCACGCTCGTCGGCGTCGGCGGCGTCGAGACGGCCGAGGACGCCTGGCAGCGCATCCTCGCCGGAGCCACCCTCGTCCAGGGCTACAGCGCCTTCATCTACCAGGGCCCCCTCTGGGCCCGCTCGGTCCACAAGGGGCTGGCGGCCCGGCTGCGCGACAGCCCGTACGAAACCCTCGCCGACGCGGTCGGCGCCGAGACCAGGAAGGCAGCGGCATGA
- the carB gene encoding carbamoyl-phosphate synthase large subunit, with product MPKRTDIQSVLVIGSGPIVIGQAAEFDYSGTQACRVLKSEGLRVILVNSNPATIMTDPEIADATYVEPITPEFVEKIIAKERPDALLPTLGGQTALNTAISLHGAGTLDKYGVELIGANVEAINKGEDRDLFKDVVEAVRGKIGHGESARSVICHSMADVLGGVDELGGYPVVVRPSFTMGGAGSGFAHNEEELRRIAGQGLTLSPTTEVLLEESILGWKEYELELMRDKHDNVVVVCSIENFDPMGVHTGDSITVAPAMTLTDREYQILRDIGIAVIREVGVDTGGCNIQFAVNPEDGRVIVIEMNPRVSRSSALASKATGFPIAKIAARLAVGYTLDEIPNDITEQTPASFEPTLDYVVVKAPRFAFEKFPQADSTLTTTMKSVGEAMAIGRNFTEALQKALRSLEKKGSQFTFTGEPGDKAALLAEAVRPTDGRINTVMQAIRAGATPEEVFESTKIDPWFVDQLFLIKEIADELTAAEKLGPELLAEAKRHGFSDAQIAEIRGLREGVVREVRHALGVRPVYKTVDTCAAEFAARTPYFYSSYDEESEVAPREKPAVIILGSGPNRIGQGIEFDYSCVHASFALSEAGYETVMVNCNPETVSTDYDTSDRLYFEPLTLEDVLEIVHAETLAGPVAGVVVQLGGQTPLGLSQALKDNGVPVVGTSPEAIHAAEDRGAFGRVLAEAGLPAPKHGTATTFAEAKAIADEIGYPVLVRPSYVLGGRGMEIVYDETRLSSYIAESTEISPSRPVLVDRFLDDAIEIDVDALYDGTELYLGGVMEHIEEAGIHSGDSACALPPITLGGFDIKRLRASTEAIAKGVGVRGLINIQFAMAGDILYVLEANPRASRTVPFTSKATAVPLAKAAARISLGATIAELRAEGLLPANGDGGTLPLDAPISVKEAVMPWSRFRDIQGRGVDTVLGPEMRSTGEVMGIDSVFGTAYAKSQAAAYGPIPTKGRAFFSVANRDKRSMIFPARELVAHGYELLATSGTAEVLKRNGIHAKVVRKHSEGEGPNGERTIVQLIHDGEVDLIVNTPYGTGGRLDGYDIRTAAVARSVPCLTTVQALAATVQGIDALNQGDVGVRSLQEHAEHLTATRD from the coding sequence GTGCCTAAGCGCACCGATATCCAGTCCGTCCTGGTCATCGGCTCCGGCCCGATCGTCATCGGCCAGGCCGCAGAATTCGACTACTCGGGCACCCAGGCCTGCCGCGTCCTCAAGTCCGAGGGCCTGCGCGTCATCCTGGTCAACTCCAACCCGGCCACGATCATGACCGACCCGGAGATCGCCGACGCCACCTATGTCGAGCCGATCACCCCGGAGTTCGTCGAGAAGATCATCGCCAAGGAGCGCCCCGACGCCCTGCTGCCCACCCTCGGCGGCCAGACCGCGCTGAACACCGCGATCTCCCTGCACGGGGCGGGCACTCTGGACAAGTACGGCGTCGAACTGATCGGCGCCAACGTCGAGGCCATCAACAAGGGCGAGGACCGCGACCTGTTCAAGGACGTCGTCGAGGCCGTCCGCGGCAAGATCGGCCACGGCGAGTCCGCCCGCTCGGTCATCTGCCACTCCATGGCCGACGTCCTCGGGGGTGTCGACGAACTCGGCGGCTACCCGGTCGTCGTGCGCCCCTCCTTCACCATGGGCGGCGCCGGTTCCGGCTTCGCGCACAACGAGGAGGAACTGCGCCGTATCGCCGGACAGGGCCTGACGCTCTCGCCGACCACCGAGGTGCTCCTGGAGGAGTCCATCCTCGGCTGGAAGGAGTACGAGCTGGAGCTGATGCGCGACAAGCACGACAACGTCGTGGTCGTCTGCTCCATCGAGAACTTCGACCCGATGGGCGTGCACACCGGCGACTCGATCACCGTCGCCCCGGCGATGACGCTCACCGACCGCGAGTACCAGATCCTGCGCGACATCGGCATCGCCGTGATCCGCGAGGTCGGCGTCGACACCGGCGGCTGCAACATCCAGTTCGCGGTCAACCCCGAGGACGGCCGGGTCATCGTCATCGAGATGAACCCGCGCGTCTCGCGCTCCTCCGCGCTCGCCTCCAAGGCCACCGGATTCCCGATCGCGAAGATCGCCGCCCGGCTCGCCGTCGGCTACACGCTCGACGAGATCCCCAACGACATCACCGAGCAGACCCCGGCCTCCTTCGAGCCAACGCTCGACTACGTCGTCGTCAAGGCCCCTCGCTTCGCGTTCGAGAAGTTCCCGCAAGCCGACTCCACGCTCACCACCACCATGAAGTCGGTGGGCGAGGCGATGGCCATCGGCCGCAACTTCACCGAGGCCCTGCAAAAGGCCCTGCGCTCCTTGGAGAAGAAGGGCTCGCAGTTCACCTTCACCGGCGAACCCGGTGACAAGGCGGCCCTGCTCGCCGAGGCGGTACGCCCCACCGACGGCCGGATCAACACCGTCATGCAGGCCATCCGCGCGGGCGCCACCCCCGAGGAGGTCTTCGAGTCGACGAAGATCGATCCCTGGTTCGTCGACCAGCTCTTCCTCATCAAGGAGATCGCCGACGAGCTCACGGCCGCCGAGAAGCTCGGCCCCGAGCTGCTCGCCGAGGCCAAGCGGCACGGCTTCTCCGACGCGCAGATCGCCGAGATCCGCGGGCTGCGCGAGGGCGTGGTACGCGAGGTCCGGCACGCGCTGGGCGTACGCCCGGTCTACAAGACGGTCGACACCTGCGCCGCCGAATTCGCCGCGAGGACCCCGTACTTCTACTCCTCCTACGACGAGGAGAGCGAGGTCGCCCCGCGCGAGAAGCCCGCGGTGATCATCCTGGGCTCCGGCCCCAACCGCATCGGCCAGGGCATCGAGTTCGACTACTCCTGCGTCCACGCCTCCTTCGCGCTGAGCGAGGCGGGCTACGAGACCGTGATGGTCAACTGCAACCCGGAGACCGTCTCCACCGACTACGACACCTCCGACCGGCTCTACTTCGAGCCGCTCACCCTGGAGGACGTCCTGGAGATCGTGCACGCCGAGACCCTCGCGGGCCCGGTCGCCGGTGTGGTCGTCCAGCTCGGCGGCCAGACCCCGCTCGGGCTCTCGCAGGCGCTCAAGGACAACGGCGTCCCGGTCGTCGGCACCTCGCCGGAGGCCATCCACGCCGCCGAGGACCGCGGCGCCTTCGGCCGGGTCCTGGCCGAGGCCGGTCTGCCCGCGCCCAAGCACGGCACCGCGACCACCTTCGCCGAGGCCAAGGCCATCGCCGACGAGATCGGCTACCCGGTCCTCGTACGCCCCTCGTACGTGCTCGGCGGCCGCGGCATGGAGATCGTCTACGACGAGACCCGGCTGTCGTCCTACATCGCCGAGTCCACCGAGATCAGCCCGAGCCGGCCGGTCCTGGTCGACCGCTTCCTCGACGACGCCATCGAGATCGACGTGGACGCGCTCTACGACGGCACCGAGCTGTACCTCGGCGGCGTCATGGAGCACATCGAGGAGGCCGGTATCCACTCCGGCGACTCGGCGTGCGCGCTGCCGCCCATCACGCTCGGCGGCTTCGACATCAAGCGTCTGCGCGCCTCCACCGAGGCGATCGCCAAGGGTGTCGGCGTGCGCGGCCTGATCAACATCCAGTTCGCGATGGCGGGCGACATCCTGTACGTCCTGGAGGCCAACCCGCGCGCCTCTCGCACCGTCCCCTTCACCTCGAAGGCCACCGCGGTGCCGCTGGCGAAGGCCGCCGCCCGTATCTCGCTGGGCGCCACCATCGCCGAACTGCGGGCCGAGGGCCTGCTCCCGGCCAACGGCGACGGCGGCACCCTGCCGCTGGACGCGCCGATCTCCGTCAAGGAGGCGGTCATGCCGTGGTCGCGCTTCCGCGACATCCAGGGCCGCGGCGTGGACACCGTGCTCGGCCCGGAGATGCGCTCCACCGGCGAGGTCATGGGCATCGACTCCGTCTTCGGCACCGCCTACGCCAAGTCGCAGGCCGCCGCCTACGGGCCGATCCCCACCAAGGGCCGCGCCTTCTTCTCGGTGGCCAACCGGGACAAGCGCTCGATGATCTTCCCGGCACGTGAACTCGTCGCCCACGGCTACGAGTTGCTCGCCACCTCCGGCACCGCCGAGGTCCTCAAGCGCAACGGCATCCACGCCAAGGTGGTGCGCAAGCACTCCGAGGGCGAGGGCCCCAACGGCGAGCGGACCATCGTCCAGCTCATCCACGACGGCGAGGTCGACCTCATCGTCAACACCCCGTACGGCACCGGCGGCCGCCTCGACGGCTACGACATCCGTACGGCCGCGGTGGCCCGCTCGGTGCCCTGCCTGACCACGGTCCAGGCCCTTGCCGCCACCGTGCAGGGGATCGACGCCCTCAACCAGGGCGACGTAGGAGTGCGCTCCCTCCAGGAACACGCGGAACACCTGACCGCGACCCGCGACTAG
- the carA gene encoding glutamine-hydrolyzing carbamoyl-phosphate synthase small subunit: MSTPTRQAEKVPAVLVLEDGRTFRGRAYGAVGETFGEAVFSTGMTGYQETLTDPSYHRQVVVMTAPHIGNTGVNDEDPESQRIWVSGYVVRDPARVPSNWRSRRTLDEELARQGVVGISGVDTRALTRHLRERGAMRVGIFSGNALPDEGTMLAEVRQAPEMKGADLSAEVATKETYVVPAIGTKKFTVAAVDLGIKGMTPHRMAERGIEVHVLPATASVEDVYAVNPDGVFFSNGPGDPATADHPVSVMRGVLERGTPLFGICFGNQILGRALGFGTFKLKYGHRGINQPVQDRTTGKVEVTAHNHGFAVDAPLDRISDTPYGRAEVSHVCLNDEVVEGLRLLDRPAFSVQYHPEAAAGPHDAAYLFDRFVSLMEAARA, encoded by the coding sequence ATGAGCACCCCCACCAGGCAGGCCGAAAAGGTCCCCGCCGTACTGGTCCTGGAGGACGGCCGGACGTTCCGCGGCCGCGCCTACGGGGCGGTGGGGGAGACCTTCGGCGAGGCGGTCTTCTCCACCGGCATGACCGGCTACCAGGAGACTCTCACCGACCCCTCGTACCACCGCCAGGTCGTCGTGATGACCGCCCCGCACATCGGCAACACCGGGGTCAACGACGAGGACCCCGAGTCGCAGCGGATCTGGGTCTCCGGCTATGTCGTACGCGACCCCGCGCGGGTCCCCTCCAACTGGCGCTCCCGGCGCACCCTCGACGAGGAGCTCGCCCGCCAGGGCGTCGTCGGCATCAGCGGCGTCGACACCCGGGCGCTGACCCGGCACCTGCGCGAGCGCGGTGCCATGCGGGTCGGCATCTTCTCCGGCAACGCGCTGCCCGACGAGGGCACCATGCTCGCCGAGGTCCGCCAGGCGCCCGAGATGAAGGGCGCCGACCTGTCCGCCGAGGTCGCCACCAAGGAGACCTACGTGGTCCCCGCGATCGGCACCAAGAAGTTCACCGTCGCCGCCGTGGACCTCGGTATCAAGGGCATGACCCCGCACCGGATGGCCGAGCGCGGCATCGAGGTCCACGTGCTGCCCGCCACCGCGAGCGTCGAGGACGTCTACGCGGTGAACCCGGACGGCGTCTTCTTCTCCAACGGCCCCGGCGACCCCGCCACCGCCGACCACCCGGTCTCGGTGATGCGCGGCGTCCTGGAGCGCGGCACCCCGCTGTTCGGCATCTGCTTCGGCAACCAGATCCTCGGCCGCGCCCTGGGCTTTGGCACCTTCAAGCTGAAGTACGGCCACCGCGGGATCAACCAGCCGGTGCAGGACCGCACCACCGGAAAGGTCGAAGTCACCGCGCACAACCACGGGTTCGCCGTCGACGCGCCGCTCGACCGGATCTCCGACACCCCCTACGGCCGTGCAGAGGTCTCGCACGTCTGCCTCAACGACGAGGTGGTGGAGGGGCTCCGGCTCCTCGACCGGCCGGCCTTCAGCGTCCAGTACCACCCCGAAGCAGCAGCGGGCCCGCACGACGCGGCCTACCTGTTCGACCGCTTCGTTTCCCTGATGGAGGCCGCGCGTGCCTAA
- a CDS encoding dihydroorotase, with protein sequence MSKTLIRGAKVLGKDVLDVLIDGETIEAVGAGLSAEGAEVVEAEGKVLLPGLVDLHTHLREPGREDSETVLTGTKAAAVGGFTAVHAMANTFPVADTAGVVEQVWRLGRESGYCDVQPVGAVTVGLEGKKLAELGAMHESAAGVVVFSDDGKCVDDAVIMRRALEYVKAFDGVVAQHAQEPRLTEGAQMNEGVVSAELGLGGWPAVAEESIIARDVLLAAHVGSRVHICHLSTAGSVEIVRWAKSKGWDVTAEVTPHHLLLTDELVRSYDPVYKVNPPLRTEADVLALREALADGTIDCVATDHAPHPHEDKDCEWAAAAMGMVGLETALSVVQHTMVDTGLLDWAQVAERMSVRPAAIGRLKGHGRPVASGEPANLTLLDPAYRGVVDPAGFASRSRNTPYEGRELPGRVTHTWLRGRATVVDGMLA encoded by the coding sequence ATGAGCAAGACCCTGATCCGTGGGGCGAAGGTGCTGGGCAAGGACGTGCTGGACGTCCTGATCGACGGCGAGACCATCGAGGCGGTCGGCGCCGGTCTGTCCGCCGAGGGCGCCGAGGTCGTCGAGGCCGAGGGCAAGGTGCTTCTGCCGGGCCTGGTCGACCTGCACACGCATCTGCGCGAGCCGGGCCGCGAGGACTCCGAGACCGTGCTCACCGGCACCAAGGCGGCCGCGGTCGGCGGCTTCACCGCCGTACACGCGATGGCCAACACCTTCCCGGTGGCCGACACCGCGGGCGTCGTCGAGCAGGTCTGGCGCCTGGGCCGCGAGTCCGGCTACTGCGACGTACAGCCCGTCGGCGCCGTCACCGTCGGCCTGGAGGGCAAGAAGCTCGCCGAACTCGGCGCCATGCACGAGTCGGCCGCCGGGGTCGTGGTCTTCTCCGACGACGGCAAGTGCGTGGACGACGCGGTGATCATGCGCCGCGCCCTGGAGTACGTGAAGGCCTTCGACGGTGTGGTCGCCCAGCACGCCCAGGAGCCCCGGCTGACCGAGGGCGCCCAGATGAACGAGGGCGTCGTCTCGGCCGAACTCGGGCTCGGCGGCTGGCCCGCGGTCGCCGAGGAGTCGATCATCGCCCGCGATGTGCTGCTCGCCGCCCACGTCGGCTCCCGTGTGCACATCTGCCACCTCTCGACCGCGGGCTCGGTCGAGATCGTGCGCTGGGCCAAGTCGAAGGGCTGGGACGTCACCGCCGAGGTCACCCCGCACCACCTGCTGCTCACCGACGAACTGGTCCGCAGCTACGACCCGGTGTACAAGGTCAACCCGCCGCTGCGCACCGAGGCGGACGTCCTCGCCCTGCGCGAGGCCCTGGCCGACGGCACCATCGACTGTGTGGCCACCGATCACGCACCCCACCCGCACGAGGACAAGGACTGCGAGTGGGCCGCCGCAGCCATGGGCATGGTCGGCCTGGAGACGGCGCTCTCGGTCGTGCAGCACACCATGGTCGACACCGGTCTGCTCGACTGGGCCCAGGTCGCCGAGCGGATGTCCGTCCGGCCCGCCGCCATCGGCCGTCTCAAGGGCCACGGGCGCCCCGTCGCCTCCGGCGAGCCCGCGAACCTGACCCTTCTCGATCCGGCTTACCGTGGTGTCGTGGACCCCGCGGGCTTCGCCTCCCGCAGCCGCAACACCCCGTACGAGGGCCGCGAGCTGCCGGGGCGCGTCACTCACACCTGGCTGCGGGGCCGGGCCACAGTCGTAGACGGGATGCTCGCGTGA